A genomic segment from Arcobacter acticola encodes:
- a CDS encoding ABC transporter permease gives MKLFIKKILYLIIMLFIISLISFIAINAAPNSFFASGELNPNITPESIAQLKAIYGLDKPLYVQFFSWLYSIIQLDFGISFSSGEMVKNEILTRIPITLIINILSMVLIFIISLYFGIKSALNKNSFFDRFTGQLSLLSFSMPSFYLALLLVLVFSINFEILPIAGLHSVPDDGSFAYYLDYAWHLVLPIFIIVFGGIGSLILYIRSLTIEILKSDYIFFAQARGLSQKQILRYYILPNLYPPVITLLGLSLPGIIGGSVILETIFSIDGMGLLFYQSALAHDYPVIMGILIIGAFLTLIGNMIADLVLLKLNPNYEEK, from the coding sequence ATGAAACTATTTATTAAAAAAATATTATACCTTATCATCATGTTATTTATTATTAGCCTTATTTCTTTTATAGCAATAAATGCTGCTCCTAACTCATTTTTCGCAAGTGGTGAATTAAATCCAAATATAACTCCTGAATCAATAGCACAATTAAAAGCTATTTATGGTTTAGATAAGCCTTTATATGTTCAGTTTTTTTCTTGGCTTTATTCTATAATTCAACTTGATTTTGGAATATCTTTTTCAAGTGGAGAAATGGTTAAAAATGAAATATTAACTAGAATTCCAATTACTCTTATTATAAACATACTTTCTATGGTATTGATATTTATAATATCACTATATTTTGGAATCAAATCTGCTTTAAATAAAAACAGTTTTTTTGATAGATTTACAGGACAGTTATCACTTCTTAGTTTTTCAATGCCTTCATTTTATTTAGCACTTTTATTGGTTCTAGTTTTTTCTATAAATTTTGAAATTCTTCCAATTGCAGGATTACATAGTGTTCCTGATGATGGAAGTTTTGCTTATTATTTAGATTATGCTTGGCATTTAGTTTTACCTATATTTATTATCGTTTTTGGTGGTATTGGAAGTTTAATTTTATATATTAGAAGCTTAACTATTGAAATACTTAAATCTGATTATATATTTTTCGCCCAAGCTAGAGGTTTAAGTCAAAAACAGATTTTAAGATACTATATTTTACCTAACTTATATCCTCCAGTTATTACTTTACTTGGACTTTCACTTCCAGGAATTATTGGGGGATCAGTTATTCTTGAGACAATATTTTCAATAGATGGAATGGGATTGTTGTTTTATCAAAGTGCTTTGGCACATGATTATCCAGTTATTATGGGAATTTTGATAATTGGTGCCTTTTTGACACTAATTGGTAATATGATTGCAGATCTAGTTTTATTAAAATTAAATCCAAATTATGAAGAAAAATAA
- the acpS gene encoding holo-ACP synthase: MIGIDITSVDRIKRMYEKFGIRAYEKFLNPKEIELVKKPETAAGFWAAKEAASKAIGTGIGAACGFHDIKISKSELGAPLIKYKKRVRKAFNIKDSHLSITHDAGFVIAVVVNSLKK; the protein is encoded by the coding sequence ATGATAGGCATAGATATAACATCGGTTGATAGAATTAAAAGAATGTATGAAAAGTTTGGAATAAGAGCTTATGAAAAGTTTTTAAATCCAAAAGAAATAGAGCTTGTAAAAAAGCCTGAAACTGCTGCTGGATTTTGGGCAGCTAAAGAAGCTGCTTCAAAAGCTATTGGTACGGGAATAGGAGCAGCTTGCGGTTTCCATGATATTAAAATATCAAAAAGTGAACTTGGGGCTCCATTGATAAAGTATAAAAAAAGAGTTCGTAAAGCTTTTAATATAAAAGATTCACACCTTTCAATTACTCATGATGCAGGATTTGTAATAGCTGTTGTGGTAAATAGTTTAAAGAAATAA
- the ruvX gene encoding Holliday junction resolvase RuvX, whose product MKLACIDVGLKRIGLAICLASNIVTPQSAILRKNRDQAARDINTFLKEWEIEKLIVGFPSANEEMQRRIQHFVSLLNLTIPYEFCEENMSSIEAEDMIKGEIKYKRDGRVDSLAAKIILERFLAKK is encoded by the coding sequence TTGAAATTAGCTTGTATTGATGTTGGTCTTAAAAGAATAGGTTTAGCTATTTGTTTAGCTTCAAATATAGTAACTCCACAAAGTGCAATTTTGAGAAAAAATAGAGACCAAGCAGCACGAGATATAAATACTTTTTTAAAAGAGTGGGAAATCGAAAAACTAATAGTAGGTTTTCCAAGTGCAAATGAAGAAATGCAAAGAAGAATTCAACACTTTGTCTCTTTACTTAATCTTACTATTCCTTATGAATTCTGCGAAGAGAATATGAGTTCTATTGAAGCAGAAGATATGATAAAAGGTGAGATTAAATATAAAAGAGATGGAAGAGTTGACTCTCTTGCTGCTAAAATCATATTAGAAAGATTTTTAGCTAAGAAATAA
- a CDS encoding methylenetetrahydrofolate reductase, with amino-acid sequence MFETLIQKLQEDRFLTLETTPQHEPSMHNIIERIKKFKLQDRVDGFSCTDNPLAKLKYNALFASLKLQMEFKKPVIATMSMRDRNKIALQSDLMGANDFDVRAILALTGDPAKMSDQPHSKGVFESNSLMLLKIIKSFNYGMDYSGHPFKIEPKQIFPFAVVNSYAKNFSSLERKMHQKIQNGALGIISQPVFDIENAKKLLESFNIAKDGVEGDKKKAQLIFGLFPVTKLRTALFLSAQVPGIHVPQFWIDALESAHSISEEEEYKVGMKLSSDLFKEINKLHPKIHLMTANRFDVANEIIS; translated from the coding sequence ATGTTTGAAACACTAATACAAAAACTTCAAGAAGATAGATTTTTAACACTTGAAACAACACCTCAACACGAACCATCTATGCATAATATTATAGAAAGAATTAAAAAATTTAAATTGCAAGATAGAGTTGATGGTTTTTCATGCACAGATAATCCTCTTGCTAAACTAAAATATAATGCCCTTTTTGCCTCACTTAAATTACAAATGGAATTTAAAAAACCAGTAATTGCAACAATGAGTATGAGAGATAGAAATAAAATTGCTTTACAATCTGATTTAATGGGTGCAAATGATTTTGATGTTAGAGCTATTTTAGCCCTAACAGGAGATCCTGCAAAAATGAGTGATCAGCCACACTCAAAAGGTGTATTTGAATCAAATTCATTAATGCTTTTAAAAATAATAAAATCATTTAACTATGGAATGGATTATTCAGGACATCCTTTTAAAATTGAACCAAAGCAAATATTTCCCTTTGCCGTAGTAAATTCTTATGCTAAAAACTTTTCAAGTTTAGAAAGAAAAATGCACCAAAAAATACAAAATGGTGCTTTAGGAATAATTTCTCAACCTGTATTTGATATAGAAAATGCAAAAAAACTTTTGGAATCATTCAATATAGCTAAAGATGGAGTTGAAGGTGATAAGAAAAAAGCTCAATTAATTTTTGGATTATTTCCAGTTACAAAACTTAGAACTGCTCTATTTTTATCAGCACAAGTTCCAGGTATTCATGTACCTCAATTTTGGATTGATGCTTTAGAATCTGCTCATAGTATCTCAGAAGAAGAAGAGTACAAAGTTGGAATGAAACTAAGTTCTGATTTATTTAAAGAAATAAATAAACTTCATCCGAAAATTCACCTAATGACTGCAAATAGATTTGATGTGGCAAATGAGATTATTTCTTGA
- the serB gene encoding phosphoserine phosphatase SerB gives MKLAVFDFDSTLMDGETIDFLADELGIGEEVAKITEEAMSGRLDFFESLTTRVALLKGMEYNKVVDICANLPLMPGAEELVPALQKMGYKVVCFSGGFRLGTGPAAKRLGLDADFSNVLHEKDGKLTGLIGGDMMFGYSKGDMLQRIQSLMGITRADTLVCGDGANDLSMFAHADTRIAFCAREILKKEANVVIDTKDLRKILDYIK, from the coding sequence ATGAAATTAGCTGTTTTTGATTTTGATTCAACACTTATGGATGGTGAGACTATTGATTTTCTTGCTGATGAATTAGGTATTGGAGAAGAGGTTGCAAAGATTACTGAAGAAGCAATGAGTGGGAGATTAGATTTTTTTGAATCTTTAACTACAAGAGTTGCTCTTTTAAAAGGTATGGAATATAATAAAGTTGTGGATATTTGTGCTAATTTACCTTTAATGCCAGGGGCAGAAGAATTAGTTCCTGCGCTTCAAAAAATGGGATATAAAGTAGTATGTTTTTCAGGTGGATTTAGATTAGGTACAGGTCCTGCTGCTAAAAGATTAGGTCTTGATGCAGATTTTTCAAATGTATTACATGAAAAAGATGGAAAACTAACAGGTCTAATTGGTGGAGATATGATGTTTGGATATTCAAAAGGTGATATGCTTCAAAGAATTCAATCTTTAATGGGAATAACAAGGGCTGATACATTAGTTTGTGGCGATGGAGCAAATGATTTATCAATGTTCGCACATGCTGATACTAGAATTGCTTTTTGCGCAAGAGAAATTCTTAAAAAAGAAGCAAATGTTGTTATTGATACAAAAGATTTAAGAAAAATTTTAGATTATATAAAATAG
- a CDS encoding transaldolase, producing MSLKEEINYSLWCDFIERDFLENRFKEIIKKQIIQGATSNPAIFESSISNSVAYKQQLDMLQANNAKTIYEELALTDIKRAAFLLDKLHKNDSDDGFISIEVDPLLCDDAAGTIEEGVRLYSQINAENVMIKVPATEAGYIAMRELTSRGINVNATLIFSPAQAIKCAQALDEGIKDSNKDIKAVISVFVSRLDRLADGDFALKGLQTSKLGIVNATKCYHEVNKFKNPNIRTLFASTGVKGNELSPTYYVDNLIFPNSVNTAPLATIEDWLTDGSKEPTAIMSEVDCDKYFDTLKQKGIKMQAIYDKLLVDGLDSFKVSFRDLLSKLIN from the coding sequence ATGAGTTTAAAAGAAGAAATTAACTACTCTTTATGGTGTGATTTTATTGAAAGAGATTTTTTAGAAAATAGATTTAAAGAGATTATCAAAAAACAAATTATTCAAGGTGCAACATCAAATCCTGCGATTTTTGAATCATCAATTTCAAACTCTGTTGCTTATAAACAACAACTTGATATGTTACAAGCAAATAATGCAAAAACAATTTATGAAGAATTAGCATTAACAGATATTAAAAGAGCTGCTTTTCTACTTGATAAATTACATAAAAACGATTCTGATGATGGATTTATTTCTATTGAAGTTGACCCATTATTATGTGATGATGCAGCAGGAACTATTGAAGAAGGTGTTAGACTTTATTCTCAAATTAATGCTGAAAATGTAATGATAAAAGTTCCTGCAACTGAAGCTGGATATATTGCTATGAGAGAATTAACATCAAGAGGAATTAATGTAAATGCAACTTTGATTTTTTCACCAGCTCAAGCTATTAAATGTGCACAAGCTTTAGATGAAGGAATTAAAGATTCAAATAAAGATATAAAAGCAGTTATTTCTGTTTTTGTTTCAAGATTAGATAGATTAGCTGATGGTGATTTTGCATTAAAAGGACTTCAAACTTCAAAGCTTGGAATTGTTAATGCAACAAAATGTTATCACGAAGTAAATAAGTTTAAAAATCCAAATATTAGAACATTATTTGCAAGTACGGGTGTTAAAGGAAATGAGTTAAGTCCTACATATTATGTAGATAATTTAATTTTTCCAAACTCTGTAAATACAGCACCTCTTGCTACTATTGAGGATTGGTTAACTGATGGTTCAAAAGAGCCAACTGCTATTATGAGTGAAGTAGATTGTGATAAATATTTTGATACTTTAAAACAAAAAGGTATTAAAATGCAAGCAATTTATGACAAACTTTTAGTAGATGGACTAGACTCTTTTAAAGTTTCTTTTAGAGATTTACTTTCAAAACTAATTAACTAA
- a CDS encoding class II 3-deoxy-7-phosphoheptulonate synthase, which produces MNNWNPSSWRDFPIKQQPTYTDLEKLKKVESELASYPPLIFAGEALNLKKQLADVVNGKAFLLQGGDCAESFSSFNAANIKDLFKVMMQMAVVLTFSGGCPVVKVGRVAGQFAKPRSSDFEEIDGISLPSYRGDIVNDIEFTEKARNPKAKKLLKAYNQSAATMNLLRAFSRGGMADLNQVHLWNLDFVKDNYLGAKYEELADEISKTLKFMKACGITSESTPQINQTTLFTSHEALLLNYEQALTRRDSITGDWFNCAAHMLWIGDRTRDLRDAHIEYFRGIKNPIGCKVGPTMREDELIQLIDTLNPDNEAGRLNLIVRMGANKVGDYLPKLLKKVKAEGKNVLWSCDPMHGNTIKADNGYKTRDFEAILSEVKQFFQIHKAEGTYAGGIHLEMTGQNVTECTGSASSAVTQEGLASRYHTQCDPRMNADQALELSFMIADTLKEARSDLF; this is translated from the coding sequence ATGAATAATTGGAATCCAAGCTCTTGGAGAGATTTCCCTATAAAGCAACAACCTACTTATACTGATTTAGAAAAACTAAAAAAAGTAGAAAGTGAATTAGCTTCTTATCCACCTTTAATTTTTGCAGGTGAAGCGCTAAATTTAAAAAAACAGTTAGCTGATGTAGTAAATGGGAAAGCTTTTTTACTTCAAGGGGGAGATTGTGCAGAATCATTTTCATCATTTAATGCGGCAAATATAAAAGATTTATTTAAAGTAATGATGCAAATGGCTGTTGTTTTAACTTTTTCAGGTGGTTGTCCAGTTGTAAAAGTAGGGCGAGTTGCAGGGCAGTTTGCAAAACCTAGATCTTCTGATTTTGAAGAAATAGATGGAATTTCATTACCATCTTATAGAGGTGATATTGTAAATGATATTGAGTTTACAGAAAAAGCAAGAAATCCAAAAGCTAAAAAACTTTTAAAAGCATATAACCAAAGTGCAGCAACAATGAACCTTTTAAGAGCATTCTCAAGAGGTGGAATGGCTGATTTAAATCAAGTTCATTTATGGAATTTAGACTTTGTTAAAGATAATTATTTAGGTGCTAAATATGAAGAGTTAGCAGATGAAATTTCAAAAACATTGAAGTTTATGAAAGCATGTGGAATTACAAGTGAATCAACTCCTCAAATCAATCAAACAACACTATTTACTTCTCATGAAGCATTATTATTAAACTATGAGCAAGCACTTACAAGAAGAGATTCAATTACAGGTGACTGGTTTAACTGTGCTGCTCATATGTTATGGATAGGGGATAGAACAAGAGATTTAAGAGATGCTCATATTGAATATTTCAGAGGTATTAAAAATCCTATTGGTTGTAAAGTTGGTCCAACTATGAGAGAAGATGAACTAATTCAATTAATAGATACTTTAAATCCTGATAATGAAGCAGGAAGATTAAATCTAATTGTTAGAATGGGTGCAAATAAAGTAGGTGATTATCTACCTAAACTATTGAAAAAAGTAAAAGCTGAAGGTAAAAATGTATTATGGTCTTGTGACCCAATGCATGGAAATACAATTAAAGCTGATAATGGTTATAAAACAAGAGATTTTGAAGCAATATTATCTGAAGTAAAACAGTTTTTCCAAATCCATAAAGCAGAAGGTACATACGCAGGTGGAATTCACTTAGAAATGACAGGACAAAACGTAACTGAATGTACAGGAAGTGCAAGTTCTGCTGTTACTCAAGAAGGATTAGCTTCTAGATATCATACACAATGTGACCCTAGAATGAATGCTGATCAAGCATTAGAATTGTCATTTATGATAGCTGATACTTTAAAAGAAGCTAGAAGCGATTTATTTTAG
- a CDS encoding arsenate reductase family protein, with translation MITVYGIKTCGSVRNALKFFKDNNIEVEFFDFKKETPSSDKIKTWTQKSDINILFNSKGTKYKTLNLKELNLDENGKFEWLCKEPMLFKRPVIEFDNKVLVAWDEDIYKKTFL, from the coding sequence ATGATTACAGTTTATGGAATAAAAACTTGTGGAAGTGTTAGAAACGCTTTGAAATTTTTCAAAGACAATAATATAGAAGTTGAATTTTTTGATTTTAAAAAGGAAACTCCATCTAGTGACAAAATAAAAACTTGGACACAAAAGTCTGATATAAATATACTTTTTAATTCAAAAGGTACAAAATATAAAACATTAAATCTAAAAGAATTAAACTTAGATGAAAATGGAAAATTTGAATGGTTATGTAAAGAACCTATGCTTTTCAAAAGACCTGTTATTGAGTTTGATAACAAAGTTCTTGTAGCTTGGGATGAAGATATTTATAAAAAAACTTTTTTATAG
- the gatC gene encoding Asp-tRNA(Asn)/Glu-tRNA(Gln) amidotransferase subunit GatC — translation MTVDDNLIAKLSKLSSLEIDDSKKEKLKAELGDIINFVENLNEIDVSGIEATFSTIEGGTPLREDVAVQDLELSNHILKHAPKSEDGYFVVPKIIE, via the coding sequence ATGACTGTTGATGATAACTTAATAGCAAAACTATCTAAACTATCTAGTTTAGAAATTGATGATTCAAAAAAAGAGAAATTAAAAGCAGAGTTAGGTGATATTATAAACTTTGTTGAAAATTTAAATGAAATCGATGTTTCAGGAATTGAAGCAACATTTAGTACAATTGAAGGTGGAACTCCATTAAGAGAAGATGTTGCAGTTCAAGATTTAGAACTATCAAATCATATTTTAAAACATGCACCAAAAAGTGAAGATGGATATTTCGTAGTTCCAAAAATTATTGAATAG
- the tgt gene encoding tRNA guanosine(34) transglycosylase Tgt, with translation MQFTINATSNKARACTIVTAHSTIQTPVFMPVGTQGTVKALDANDMLELGAKIILGNTYHLYLRPGSKLVKKFGGLHGFSKFPNSFLTDSGGFQAFSLSDNSKPDENGIMFKSHHDGSKHYFTPKSVLDTQYDLNSDIMMILDDLVALPNTQERISKSIERTTKWAKEAIEYHMSQKEKGIGVNQNIFAIIQGGTDKEFRKQSAEQLCALSDYDGFAIGGLSVGEPNADMYETVEWTTQFMPKDKPRYLMGVGTPEDLIENIERGVDMFDCVMPTRNARNGTLFTTFGRLNIKKAEYKDDVTPIDEACDCYTCKNFSKAYLNHLYRAKEITYFRLGSIHNIHYYLSLMKEAREAILADNWIEFKKEFYAKRSK, from the coding sequence ATGCAATTCACAATAAACGCAACTTCAAACAAAGCTAGAGCATGTACTATAGTTACAGCTCATAGTACAATTCAAACTCCTGTTTTTATGCCAGTTGGTACTCAAGGAACTGTAAAAGCACTTGATGCTAACGATATGTTAGAACTAGGTGCTAAAATCATACTGGGAAATACTTACCACTTATATTTAAGACCAGGAAGTAAACTAGTTAAAAAATTTGGTGGACTTCATGGATTTTCAAAATTTCCAAACTCTTTTCTCACAGACTCAGGTGGGTTTCAAGCATTTTCTTTAAGTGATAATTCAAAACCTGATGAAAATGGAATTATGTTTAAATCACATCATGATGGTAGTAAACACTATTTTACACCAAAAAGTGTACTTGATACTCAATATGATTTGAACTCTGATATTATGATGATTTTAGATGATTTAGTTGCCTTACCAAATACTCAAGAAAGAATTTCAAAATCAATTGAAAGAACTACTAAATGGGCAAAAGAAGCAATTGAATATCATATGAGTCAAAAAGAAAAAGGAATTGGAGTAAATCAAAATATCTTTGCAATCATCCAAGGTGGAACAGATAAAGAGTTTAGAAAACAAAGCGCTGAACAACTTTGTGCACTTTCAGATTATGATGGTTTTGCAATTGGTGGATTAAGTGTTGGTGAACCAAATGCTGATATGTATGAAACTGTTGAATGGACTACACAATTTATGCCAAAAGATAAACCAAGATATCTAATGGGTGTTGGAACTCCTGAGGATTTAATTGAAAACATCGAAAGAGGTGTTGATATGTTTGATTGTGTAATGCCTACTAGAAATGCTAGAAATGGAACTTTATTTACTACTTTTGGAAGATTAAATATCAAAAAAGCTGAGTATAAAGACGATGTTACTCCAATTGATGAAGCCTGTGATTGTTATACTTGTAAAAACTTTTCAAAAGCATATTTAAATCATCTTTATAGAGCAAAAGAGATAACATATTTTAGACTTGGTTCAATTCATAATATTCACTACTATTTATCACTTATGAAAGAAGCAAGAGAGGCTATTTTAGCCGATAATTGGATTGAATTTAAAAAAGAGTTTTATGCGAAAAGAAGCAAATAA
- a CDS encoding TolC family protein, whose amino-acid sequence MAEAQYQQALSANYPSLDAVLYANRDKKDLIYQQRGTFTLPANLAGALSYVTGQQITTIPADIDATAYGRDTVKGSLELNYPLYTGGKIEAIINQAKLNKELVKVVIIRSQNDVTFDVKRYYYGYILTNELHKIVEKIYKNMKFSTDLAKEFLESSTTLKINRTDYLNAKLTTSLLQSTLSKLELNRELLKNAMGNLVGLTWDDKVEISYEEKEILNQNLSLQKIIEKAYSLNPDIHQVNLAVKIKDEQINEAQSAYYPQVGVFGSVNRTYNSYEYGYLNDDNQDTWNIGIAVKMSLFDGFKTKNTVLEKKLNKNVMDEQKILLENAVALQLKNEFLTSTLGYEQINILKEAVATAAENSELNLKGFEYEMVEARDLVQSQLTEAYIRADYLKNVHDYLLSLATIDKLIGQKLDESF is encoded by the coding sequence ATTGCAGAGGCTCAATATCAACAAGCTCTTAGTGCAAACTACCCAAGTTTAGATGCTGTTTTATATGCAAATAGAGATAAAAAAGATTTAATATATCAACAAAGAGGAACATTTACCTTACCTGCAAATTTAGCTGGTGCATTGTCATATGTTACGGGACAACAAATAACTACAATTCCTGCTGATATAGATGCAACTGCATATGGTAGAGATACAGTTAAAGGTTCACTTGAACTAAATTATCCACTTTATACAGGTGGAAAAATTGAAGCTATTATTAATCAAGCTAAACTAAATAAAGAATTAGTGAAAGTTGTAATAATAAGAAGTCAAAATGATGTTACTTTTGATGTAAAAAGATACTATTATGGATACATACTAACTAATGAATTACATAAAATAGTAGAAAAGATTTATAAAAATATGAAATTTAGTACAGATTTAGCAAAAGAGTTTTTAGAAAGTAGTACAACATTAAAAATAAACAGAACAGATTATTTAAATGCAAAATTAACAACTTCTTTACTTCAATCAACACTTTCAAAACTAGAATTAAATAGAGAACTATTAAAAAATGCAATGGGAAATTTAGTTGGTTTAACTTGGGATGATAAGGTTGAAATTTCTTATGAAGAAAAAGAAATATTAAATCAAAATCTTTCTTTACAAAAAATAATAGAAAAAGCTTATTCATTAAATCCAGATATTCATCAAGTAAATCTAGCAGTTAAAATAAAAGATGAGCAAATAAATGAAGCCCAATCTGCTTATTATCCTCAGGTTGGAGTTTTTGGTAGTGTTAATCGAACTTATAATTCTTATGAATATGGATATTTAAATGATGATAATCAAGATACTTGGAATATAGGAATTGCAGTTAAAATGTCTCTTTTTGATGGCTTTAAAACTAAAAATACAGTCTTAGAAAAGAAATTAAATAAAAATGTAATGGATGAGCAAAAAATATTACTAGAAAATGCAGTTGCTTTACAACTAAAAAATGAGTTTTTAACTTCTACTTTAGGATATGAGCAGATTAATATATTAAAAGAAGCAGTTGCGACAGCAGCTGAAAATAGTGAATTAAATCTAAAAGGCTTCGAATATGAAATGGTTGAAGCAAGAGATTTAGTTCAATCCCAGTTAACAGAAGCTTACATCAGAGCAGATTATTTAAAAAATGTGCATGATTATTTGCTTTCATTAGCTACAATTGATAAATTGATAGGACAAAAATTAGATGAAAGTTTTTAA
- a CDS encoding PhnD/SsuA/transferrin family substrate-binding protein, with protein sequence MKVFKNVLVFIFLFLNISSNAEEKLVFGITVSENYAGDEHRIRKLASNMINKMNIEYEKEFDAIFYDNQELLLKDFKDKKNINAVVLYPAFYFDNKNLIKKISKNPFIYKTSTTSSSQLFLIANTNSKINSISDIKNKTFMNTDFNDTYSTWLDYLTLKNLNNTYKKVIGNQLKSSKSSTALLDVYFNKADFCVIEKETYVNMLILNPSLEKKLKVVEKSPEIFFSAITTIHKEATPELITLINEILDKKTFKDDFKEFLKLINLDSALRVEFEDLKNFEDFYSEYRFLKGKE encoded by the coding sequence ATGAAAGTTTTTAAAAATGTTTTAGTTTTTATTTTTCTATTTTTAAACATATCTTCAAATGCTGAAGAAAAATTAGTTTTTGGGATTACAGTTTCAGAAAACTATGCTGGAGATGAACATCGTATAAGAAAATTAGCTTCTAATATGATTAATAAAATGAATATTGAATATGAGAAAGAATTTGATGCAATTTTTTATGATAATCAAGAATTGTTATTAAAAGATTTTAAAGATAAAAAAAATATTAATGCAGTTGTGCTTTACCCAGCGTTTTATTTTGATAATAAAAACTTAATAAAAAAGATATCTAAAAATCCATTTATTTATAAAACTAGCACAACAAGTAGCTCTCAATTATTTTTAATAGCAAATACGAACTCAAAAATTAATTCAATCAGTGATATAAAAAATAAAACGTTTATGAATACAGATTTTAATGATACTTATTCAACTTGGTTAGATTATTTAACACTAAAAAATTTAAATAACACATATAAGAAAGTAATAGGAAATCAATTAAAATCTAGTAAATCATCAACAGCATTGTTAGATGTATATTTTAATAAAGCAGATTTCTGTGTTATTGAAAAAGAAACATATGTAAATATGTTAATACTTAATCCATCTTTAGAAAAAAAATTAAAAGTCGTAGAAAAATCTCCAGAAATATTTTTCTCTGCAATTACAACAATTCACAAAGAGGCAACGCCAGAGTTAATAACTTTAATAAATGAAATATTAGATAAGAAAACTTTTAAAGATGATTTTAAAGAATTTTTAAAGTTGATAAATTTAGATTCAGCTTTAAGAGTTGAATTTGAAGACTTGAAAAATTTTGAAGATTTTTATTCTGAATATAGATTTTTAAAAGGGAAAGAATAA